The sequence CCACACAATAAACCTTTCGCACCGAATATTCTTGAGAAGAATCTTTGTTTGGCTTTGAATAATATATTACTCATTTATTGGTATTTATACTGCTTGTTTTTAGTTAAATTTGCTTAAAAAACTTCCTTTTTAGCAGAAGCAGTTAAATGAAAGCACTCAAAATGATTGGTAGCAGATGTATTTTGAAATTAAAAAGATTGAATGTAGTCGTTTCAATCAATTGACAATTCTAAAGGCATTTTGTTCCCTTACAGATGCATCAACTAGCTGAAATAAGTAACAAAAGAGACGCTGCAATGCAACGTCTCTAGATTTTTTGATTTCTAGTTGAAGTTTATAAACCGAAGAATCTTAAGAAATTAAGAATGGTACCTATAGGGCCACCAATAGTGTTGATAGTATCGCCAGTTTTGGCTAAACCAGAACGGCTGACTAACACTACATCATTACTACGAAGAATGGGATTAGTTTGCTCGTTAATTCCTGCCTTCAGGTCAACTTTTACCAAACGTTTGGTAACTGAACCGTCAGGATTCAAACGAATTAAGTCAACTTTACCATCGCTAGCCCTAGCATCGTTAAATCCACCTGCTGCTAACAAGGCTTGGTTAAGGGAACTGTTAGGTCTAATATTTATTGCTCCCGGATTTTTAACTTCTCCTACTACGTTGACCTGAATTTGGGAAGGAGACAAAGTTGTTGAAGCTAACTGCGTGGCTTCTGCTGGATTCACCTCAGTTGCGGTTGGGAATACGATTGTATCTCCATCTTGAACAATCACGTCTTGGTCAACATCGCCGCTTGTTAACAATCTCCACAAATTAATATTAATAATTTGCTCTTGACCAGTTCTTGTTGGTCGTCTAATGATAACGTTACGAACATTAGCTTGTGGTGTAATTCCTCCGGCTAATTGCAGCGCCCTGGTTACGGTGGGTTGACCGCTGATGTTTGGAACACCAGTATCTTGAGTTCCACCGGCTTGTGCCTCTCCGGAAGTAACCAAATAAGATCCAGGACGCTGAACTTCACCAACCACTGCCACGGTACGGGGTCTAGTGGGGTCGGCTGCAAAGTTTGCTGCTGCTATATTTCGTGCTGTTGCAATGTTAAAGTTCTGACTGGTTGGCACAAAAATGGTGTCACCATCACGTAAAGTAATATCTTGAGAACGTCTACCTGTTTTTATCAGATCGTCTAAATTGAGGGTGACTGTTTGCTGTCTTCCGTTGGCGAGCTGGCGACGTAACTGTATTTCCGTTATATCAGCGCTAAGGGTTACGCCTTGAGCGGTGGTTAAAGCAGCTAAAACAGTTGGATATTGAATACCTGGATCTTGACCCGCACCACCTTGTAAGCTCAAAGTATAAGCACCGGGACGTGTTACTTCCCCAGCTACAAACACGTTGATAGGACGAGGCGATAATAAATTTACGGAAATAATCGGTCGTCTGAGAAAGCGAGCATATCTTTGTGCAATGGCCTCAGCAGCTTGTTCGGTTGTTAGCCCACCAACGGAGACGCTACCAATTAAAGGTAAGTTAACTGCTCCACCGGGAGGAATTACGTACTCACCGGAATATTCGGGCACTTCAAATACATTTACCTTGATGCGGTCGCCTCCACCCAATGCATAACTTGACCGAATTCTTTGTTGTGCAACAACTGGATTAACTGGTTCCAAAGCAACGGTAACGGCAGTTAGTAACATTACACCCAATAATGGCTGGGCAAAGAATTTTAATAGACCTGTTTTAAGCATATTCACGTTCTAGAATCAAATTTGTAAACCGCCGCTTTAACATTTATTCTTGACTATACTTAAGTATTCAAGTTCCATTACACTTTTATTTTCTAAAATAACCGGAACTTTATCATGGGAAATTGTTTATCAAATTTGAATTTTTAGTAAAGTTAATATAAAGTTTAATTCCTCCTTATACAGAACAAATACTGACAAGTGACAATAAGTACATTGTATTGCTTTGAGATTAATGTACTAATTACACATTCTTCAAATATATAAGTTGTGCTGTTATCCGTTTAATAAGATTCAATCATGCAGGGTGAGCCTGTTTTAATATTTAAATAAAGATAAATCCGAATTGTTACAGCCGCCTCATCAATAAAAACCATATGATGTTTATTCTCAATCCGTTTAGATAACAATTCTGTAATTTTACCCCACAGTTAAAAACTAATAGAAAATTTAAAATAAAACCCATCTACCATGAAATTGTCAAGTCTATCAAATCGTCAAACTTCTGATTTGATTTTTTGCACAAAAAACTCTTCTAATGAAGGTCGATAAGCATTTAAACTTAGTAAATATCCCCCCATTAAACGAAGGCTGGCGAGAAAATCGTACATTTCTCCTTCCAACTCACCTTGCCAACAACCATCGGATAAAGATTTAAGTGACGGCATCCATTTTTGCAAACTTTCCCAATCGCCGCCTTTACCTTTGACTCGATATG comes from Rivularia sp. PCC 7116 and encodes:
- a CDS encoding SLBB domain-containing protein — protein: MLKTGLLKFFAQPLLGVMLLTAVTVALEPVNPVVAQQRIRSSYALGGGDRIKVNVFEVPEYSGEYVIPPGGAVNLPLIGSVSVGGLTTEQAAEAIAQRYARFLRRPIISVNLLSPRPINVFVAGEVTRPGAYTLSLQGGAGQDPGIQYPTVLAALTTAQGVTLSADITEIQLRRQLANGRQQTVTLNLDDLIKTGRRSQDITLRDGDTIFVPTSQNFNIATARNIAAANFAADPTRPRTVAVVGEVQRPGSYLVTSGEAQAGGTQDTGVPNISGQPTVTRALQLAGGITPQANVRNVIIRRPTRTGQEQIININLWRLLTSGDVDQDVIVQDGDTIVFPTATEVNPAEATQLASTTLSPSQIQVNVVGEVKNPGAINIRPNSSLNQALLAAGGFNDARASDGKVDLIRLNPDGSVTKRLVKVDLKAGINEQTNPILRSNDVVLVSRSGLAKTGDTINTIGGPIGTILNFLRFFGL